A stretch of the Aegilops tauschii subsp. strangulata cultivar AL8/78 chromosome 4, Aet v6.0, whole genome shotgun sequence genome encodes the following:
- the LOC109739761 gene encoding AP-2 complex subunit alpha-2 → MALSGMRGLSVFISDIRNCHNKEQERLRVDKELGNIRTRFKNEKGLSHYEKKKYVWKMLYIHMLGYDVDFGHMETVSLISAPKYPEKQVGYIVTSCLLNENNDFLRMVINTVRNDIIGRNETYQCLALTMVGNIGGKEFSESLAPDVQKLLISSSCRPVVRKKAALCLLRLYRKNPDVVNIDGWSDRMAQLLDERDLGVLTSVMSLFVSLVSNNAEAYWNCLPKCVRILERMARNQDIPQEYTYYGIPSPWLQVKAMRALQYFPTIEDPSARRALFEVLQRILMGTDVVKNVNKNNASHAVLFEALALVMHLDAEKEMMSQCVALLGKFIAVREPNIRYLGLENMSRMLLVTDVQDIIKRHQAQIITSLKDPDISIRRRALDLLYGMCDVTNAKEIVEELLQYLNTAEFAMREELALKAAILAEKFAPNLSWYVDVILQLIDKAGDFVSDDIWYRVVQFVTNNEDLQAYAAAKAREYLDKPALHETMVKVSAYLLGEYGHLLAQRPSCSPKELFTIINDRLPTVSSSTVAIIISAYAKILMHTQPPDAGLQQQILAIFKKHESYIDVEIQQRAVEYFELSRKGPALADVLAEMPKFPERESALLKKAEDAEVDTAEQSAIKLRSQQQSSSAIVVAAQPPVNGPAPAANHLTLVKMPSQNIAEESNVIHEETAVEAPKENGAPVEVQRNVEIITEPAPVSKVEPPASRPASQADLLADLLGPLAIEGPPAAVEQTPAQGLEANQSPVGDLALATLEDQSNSVQPIVNVEEKFNILCTKDSGVLYEDPNIQIGLKAEWRAHHGRLILFLGNKNTSPLLSLRALILPPSHFKVELSSVPDTIPPRAQVQIPVEVTNLRASRDVAVLDFSYKHGAALVNAKLRLPIVLHKFLQPITLSPEDFFAHWKTWNVQSLKVQEVVRGVKPLPIPEMASLLLSLHLAVTPGLDTNPNNMVACATFFSETTNAALCLVRVETDPQDRSQLRLTVASGDQNLTFELKEYIKEHLIDIPRARVAPPAAPQQAQLPPAAPATYNDPGAMLAGLL, encoded by the exons CATACATATGCTGGGTTACGATGTTGATTTTGGACATATGGAAACTGTTTCTTTGATATCCGCGCCGAAGTATCCTGAGAAACAG GTTGGATACATCGTGACATCTTGCTTACTTAATGAGAACAACGATTTTTTAAGGATGGTCATAAATACAGTGCGCAATGACATAATAGGACGAAATGAGACTTATCAGTGCTTAGCATTGACAATG GTAGGTAATATTGGTGGTAAAGAATTTTCTGAGTCATTGGCTCCTGATGTCCAAAAACTTCTT ATTTCAAGTAGCTGCCGGCCTGTAGTCAGAAAGAAGGCTGCTCTATGCCTTCTGCGACTTTATAGGAAGAACCCAGATGTTGTGAATATCGATGGCTG GTCTGATCGTATGGCACAACTTCTAGATGAGCGTGATCTAGGTGTGCTGACATCTGTCATGAGCCTTTTTGTTTCACTAGTATCTAATAACGCTGAAGCATATTGGAATTGCCTTCCAAAGTGTGTAAGAATATTGGAGAGGATGGCAAGAAACCAAGATATTCCCCAAGAATACACCTactatggaattccatctccttGGCTTCAG GTTAAGGCAATGAGAGCTCTTCAGTACTTCCCTACAATTGAGGATCCTAGTGCAAGGCGTGCTTTGTTTGAG GTTTTGCAGCGTATTTTGATGGGTACTGATGTTGTTAAAAACGTCAACAAGAATAATGCCTCACATGCTGTTCTCTTTGAAGCTCTTGCTCTG GTTATGCATCTTGATGCTGAAAAGGAGATGATGTCCCAATGTGTGGCTCTTCTTGGCAAGTTTATTGCTGTCAGGGAGCCAAATATTAGGTATCTTGGTCTG GAGAATATGAGTAGAATGCTGTTAGTAACAGATGTACAGGATATAATTAAAAGGCACCAAGCTCAGATCATTACGTCTTTGAAGGATCCAGATATCAG CATTAGAAGGCGGGCTCTTGATTTGCTGTATGGCATGTGTGATGTTACAAATGCAAAGGAAATTGTTGAGGAGTTGTTGCAG TATCTTAACACAGCTGAATTTGcaatgcgtgaagagctggctcTGAAGGCAGCCATTCTTGCAGAGAAGTTTGCTCCAAATCTTTCATG GTATGTTGATGTTATACTTCAGTTGATAGACAAAGCAGGAGATTTTGTAAGTGATGATATATGGTATCGAGTGGTACAATTTGTCACCAACAATGAAGATCTTCAG GCATATGCTGCAGCTAAGGCGAGGGAATACCTTGACAAGCCTGCTTTGCATGAGACCATGGTCAAG GTCAGTGCTTACCTTCTTGGAGAGTATGGCCACCTTTTGGCCCAGAGACCTAGTTGTAGCCCCAAGGAGTTGTTTACCATTATAAATGACAGGCTCCCAACAGTATC GTCAAGTACTGTTGCCATTATTATCTCAGCCTATGCCAAGATACTTATGCACACTCAGCCTCCTGATGCGGGACTGCAGCAACAAATCCTGGCAATATTTAAAAA GCATGAGAGTTATATTGATGTTGAAATTCAGCAGAGAGCAGTTGAATATTTTGAACTAAGCAGAAAGGGTCCTGCTTTGGCTGATGTATTGGCTGAAATGCCGAAATTTCCTGAACGTGAG TCTGCTCTATTGAAAAAGGCTGAAGATGCTGAAGTTGACACAGCAGAGCAGAGTGCCATAAAACTACGAAGTCAGCAACAATCATCCAGTGCTATTGTTGTAGCTGCTCAGCCCCCTGTAAACGGACCAGCACCAGCTGCTAATCATCTCACTCTTGTGAAGATGCCAAGTCAAAATATTGCCGAA GAGAGCAATGTCATTCATGAAGAAACCGCGGTAGAAGCTCCAAAAGAAAATGGTGCTCCCGTCGAAGTTCAGAGAAATGTCGAGATCATCACTGAGCCCGCTCCTGTTAGTAAAGTTGAGCCTCCTGCATCTCGtcctgcttctcaagcagacctCCTTGCAGACCTTTTGGGTCCTCTTGCAATAGAGGGTCCTCCTGCTGCTGTAGAGCAAACTCCTGCTCAAGGATTGGAGGCTAATCAAAGTCCAGTAGGTGACTTGGCACTAGCTACCCTTGAGGACCAGTCCAACTCTGTTCAG CCAATTGTCAATGTGGAGGAGAAGTTTAATATATTGTGCACGAAAGATAGTGGAGTTCTGTATGAGGATCCTAACATCCAG ATTGGTTTAAAAGCAGAGTGGCGGGCCCATCATGGTCGTCTTATTCTTTTCCTGGGGAATAAAAATACTTCGCCCCTTTTGTCATTGAGGGCTTTGATTTTGCCTCCTAGCCATTTTAAAGTGGAACTCTCGTCAGTACCTGATACTATTCCTCCTAGAGCACAG GTGCAAATCCCAGTCGAGGTTACAAATCTCCGCGCGAGTAGAGATGTTGCTGTTCTTGATTTCTCATATAAACATGGAGCTGCACTG GTGAACGCTAAACTTCGACTTCCTATTGTGTTGCATAAATTCTTGCAACCTATAACTCTTTCCCCTGAAGATTTTTTCGCCCATTGGAAAACATGGAATGTCCAGTCACTCAAGGTTCAAGAAGTG GTTAGAGGTGTAAAACCATTACCTATTCCTGAGATGGCTAGTCTTCTCTTGAGCCTTCACCTGGCAGTTACTCCTGGACTT GATACCAACCCAAACAACATGGTGGCGTGTGCTACATTCTTTTCGGAGACAACCAATGCCGCGCTTTGTCTG GTGAGAGTTGAAACAGATCCCCAAGACAGAAGTCAGCTCCGGCTAACAGTTGCATCAGGAGATCAAAATCTGACATTCGA GTTGAAGGAGTACATCAAGGAACATCTGATCGACATCCCGAGGGCTCGAGTGGCCCCCCCTGCCGCTCCGCAACAAGCACAGCTGCCTCCAGCAGCGCCGGCGACATATAACGACCCGGGTGCCATGCTAGCTGGGTTGCTATGA